One region of Rhodocaloribacter litoris genomic DNA includes:
- a CDS encoding aminotransferase class IV, whose translation MMTDDFALIETMRWEGGIRLLPYHAARLAASAKRFGFPFDRQRFQATLDAATAGLDAPHRVRLTLDRRGRFTTGVTPLGDAPAVMRLGFATERVDPADPLLYHKTTRRDRYERAYRAGLAAGLDEVLLINTAGAVTEGTRTNLFVEHDGHLCTPPLRAGLLPGVYRAYLLDTRPGIVERELRPEDLRRAERVYVCNAVRGLVEAVVVRSP comes from the coding sequence ATGATGACGGATGACTTCGCCCTGATCGAAACGATGCGGTGGGAGGGGGGCATCCGCCTGCTCCCGTACCACGCGGCGCGCCTGGCCGCCTCGGCGAAGCGCTTCGGCTTCCCGTTCGACCGGCAGCGGTTCCAGGCCACCCTCGACGCGGCGACGGCCGGCCTCGACGCACCGCACCGGGTGCGCCTCACCCTGGATCGCCGGGGCCGCTTCACCACCGGGGTGACTCCCCTGGGCGACGCGCCGGCGGTGATGCGCCTGGGCTTCGCCACCGAACGCGTCGACCCCGCCGACCCGCTCCTCTACCACAAGACGACACGCCGGGACCGCTACGAGCGGGCCTACCGGGCCGGGCTGGCGGCCGGGCTGGACGAGGTGCTCCTGATCAACACCGCCGGCGCCGTCACCGAGGGGACGCGGACCAACCTCTTCGTCGAGCACGACGGACACCTGTGCACGCCCCCCCTTCGTGCGGGGCTGTTGCCCGGCGTCTACCGCGCCTACCTGCTGGATACCCGTCCCGGCATCGTCGAGCGGGAGTTGCGTCCGGAGGACCTGCGCCGGGCCGAGCGGGTGTACGTGTGCAATGCCGTCCGGGGGCTGGTCGAGGCCGTCGTGGTGCGTAGCCCGTAG
- the pabB gene encoding aminodeoxychorismate synthase component I, with amino-acid sequence MLIAEAPGVPAEPGAVLLRPGTVLLDAPAPEDGPARGLLFVDPVRVLSARTPAGVHRVLAGIDAAVARGLYVAGFLSYEAGYALERAAAPPQPPAALPLAWFGVYRAPAVLGAGAVAALLDDRAPYRVSDGRFAYAPGAYARRVAAVRALIREGDVYQINLTGPYRFRFEGSARAFYAACRRRQPVRYGAWIRLAEALVLSCSPELFFERRGDLVRTRPMKGTIRRGRTADEDEALRQRLRHDEKSRAENLMIVDLLRNDLSRCCLPGSVRVPALFTIETYPTLIQMTSTVEGTLRPGTGYAGLFRALFPCGSVTGAPKLRAMQHIRTLEPGPRGVYCGAIGYAAPGDEAVFNVAIRTITLRGDAGVMGTGSGIVWDSNAEDEYAECLLKTRFLFDDDG; translated from the coding sequence ATGCTCATAGCGGAGGCGCCCGGGGTTCCGGCCGAACCCGGGGCGGTGTTGCTGCGGCCCGGCACGGTGCTGCTGGATGCGCCGGCGCCGGAGGACGGGCCGGCCCGGGGACTGCTGTTCGTCGATCCGGTGCGGGTGCTTTCGGCCCGGACACCGGCCGGGGTGCACCGGGTGCTGGCCGGGATCGACGCGGCGGTGGCCCGGGGGCTGTACGTGGCCGGCTTTCTGAGTTACGAGGCCGGGTATGCGCTCGAGCGCGCGGCCGCCCCGCCGCAACCGCCGGCCGCGTTGCCGCTGGCCTGGTTCGGCGTCTATCGTGCCCCCGCGGTGCTCGGAGCCGGTGCCGTGGCGGCGCTGCTCGACGACCGGGCGCCGTACCGCGTCTCCGACGGCCGCTTCGCCTACGCGCCCGGCGCCTACGCTCGCCGGGTCGCGGCCGTCCGGGCGCTGATCCGGGAAGGGGACGTCTACCAGATCAACCTCACCGGGCCGTACCGCTTCCGGTTCGAGGGGTCGGCCCGCGCCTTTTACGCGGCCTGCCGCCGGCGGCAGCCCGTCCGCTACGGCGCCTGGATCCGCCTGGCGGAGGCCCTGGTGCTCTCGTGCTCCCCCGAGCTCTTCTTCGAGCGGCGCGGCGACCTCGTGCGCACCCGCCCGATGAAGGGCACCATCCGCCGGGGCCGCACGGCGGACGAGGATGAGGCCCTGCGGCAGCGGCTCCGGCACGACGAGAAGAGCCGGGCCGAGAACCTGATGATCGTGGACCTGCTGCGGAACGATCTCTCCCGGTGCTGCCTCCCCGGGAGCGTCCGCGTGCCGGCGCTCTTCACCATCGAGACGTATCCCACGCTCATCCAGATGACCTCGACCGTCGAGGGGACGCTGCGGCCCGGCACCGGCTACGCCGGCCTCTTCCGGGCACTCTTTCCCTGCGGCTCGGTGACGGGGGCACCCAAGCTCCGGGCCATGCAGCACATCCGCACGCTGGAGCCCGGTCCGCGCGGCGTCTACTGCGGGGCCATCGGCTACGCCGCCCCCGGCGACGAGGCGGTCTTCAACGTGGCCATCCGCACGATCACGCTGCGGGGCGACGCGGGCGTCATGGGGACGGGCAGCGGCATCGTCTGGGACTCGAACGCGGAGGACGAGTACGCCGAGTGCCTGCTGAAGACACGCTTTCTCTTCGATGATGACGGATGA
- a CDS encoding ATP-grasp domain-containing protein yields MPEPANRPRKIGVLRGMETTFPDALIPYINSEYAGRNVVAEFVLIDTVKMDDEPGYDVILDRISHEVPFYRSYLKWAALKGTYIVNNPFWWSADDKFIDNVIARQAGVAVPKSVILPHRQHPPNTQATSFRNLKYPVDWDAVFDYVGFPAFLKPHDGGGWRGVTKVNNPDEFFTAYNASGDDCMMLQEGIAFEHYFRCYGVGRQKVHIMPYNPLAEPHRRYYDVPEGPYDEQLLQKIERDVLALCNALGYDLNTVEFAVRDGIPYAIDFMNPAPDADYHSVGHDNFEWIVRAMAEFLVEKATEERRPRQFTANGFLEPAV; encoded by the coding sequence ATGCCCGAACCCGCGAACCGCCCCCGCAAGATCGGCGTGCTCCGGGGGATGGAAACGACCTTCCCCGACGCCCTCATCCCCTACATCAACAGCGAATACGCCGGCCGGAACGTCGTGGCCGAGTTCGTCCTGATCGACACGGTCAAGATGGACGACGAGCCGGGTTACGACGTCATCCTGGACCGCATCTCGCACGAGGTGCCCTTCTACCGCTCCTACCTCAAATGGGCCGCGCTCAAGGGCACGTACATCGTCAACAACCCGTTCTGGTGGAGCGCCGACGACAAGTTCATCGACAACGTCATCGCCCGGCAGGCCGGGGTGGCCGTGCCCAAGAGCGTCATCCTGCCGCACCGGCAACACCCGCCCAACACGCAGGCCACCTCCTTCCGCAACCTGAAATACCCGGTGGACTGGGACGCCGTCTTCGACTACGTCGGCTTCCCCGCCTTCCTCAAACCCCACGACGGCGGCGGCTGGCGCGGCGTCACGAAGGTGAACAACCCGGACGAGTTCTTCACCGCCTACAACGCGTCGGGGGACGACTGCATGATGCTGCAGGAAGGCATCGCCTTCGAGCACTACTTCCGCTGCTATGGCGTCGGACGGCAGAAGGTGCACATCATGCCCTACAACCCGCTGGCCGAGCCGCACCGGCGCTATTACGACGTGCCCGAGGGACCCTACGACGAGCAGCTCCTTCAGAAGATCGAGCGCGACGTGCTGGCCCTCTGCAACGCGCTCGGCTATGACCTCAACACCGTCGAGTTCGCCGTACGGGACGGCATCCCCTACGCCATCGACTTCATGAACCCGGCACCGGATGCGGACTACCACTCCGTCGGCCACGACAACTTCGAGTGGATCGTCCGGGCGATGGCCGAATTCCTCGTCGAGAAAGCCACCGAGGAACGACGGCCCCGGCAATTCACCGCCAACGGGTTCCTCGAACCGGCGGTCTGA
- a CDS encoding type 1 glutamine amidotransferase, producing MSTPQTPVRVAVLDLYDNEPNEGMRAIREILAASDRRYHGVPVTFDVFEARYRAEVPGLDYDVYVSSGGPGSPFDGEGKPWETAYFNWLERVWAHNSGTKDSKKYVFFICHSFQMMCRFFELGEVTQRRSPSFGILPVHLTEQGRKDWLFEGLPDPFYAADFRSWQVVQPHRERLRRLGARILALEKIRPHVDLERAVMAIRVSGEIVGTQFHPEADPPGMTKHFLKPERRAYVIEHHGEEKYRRILRRLQEPNALTRTHNAVLPNFIRHAVTNLRPEQALRRVA from the coding sequence ATGTCGACGCCGCAGACCCCCGTTCGCGTGGCCGTGCTCGACCTGTACGACAACGAGCCGAACGAAGGCATGCGGGCCATCCGCGAGATCCTGGCGGCCAGCGACCGGCGATACCACGGCGTGCCGGTGACGTTCGACGTCTTCGAGGCCCGCTACCGCGCCGAGGTGCCGGGGCTCGACTACGACGTGTACGTGTCCTCCGGCGGCCCCGGCAGCCCCTTCGACGGCGAGGGCAAACCGTGGGAAACCGCCTACTTCAACTGGCTGGAGCGCGTCTGGGCACACAACAGCGGCACGAAGGACTCGAAGAAGTACGTCTTCTTCATCTGCCACTCGTTCCAGATGATGTGCCGTTTCTTCGAGCTGGGGGAGGTCACGCAACGCCGCTCCCCCTCGTTCGGCATCCTGCCGGTCCACCTGACCGAGCAAGGGCGCAAGGACTGGCTCTTCGAAGGCCTGCCGGACCCCTTCTACGCCGCCGACTTCCGATCCTGGCAGGTGGTGCAGCCCCACCGGGAACGGCTTCGCCGGCTCGGGGCCCGTATCCTCGCCCTCGAAAAGATTCGCCCGCACGTGGACCTCGAGCGGGCCGTCATGGCGATCCGCGTTTCCGGGGAAATCGTGGGAACCCAGTTTCACCCGGAGGCCGACCCGCCCGGCATGACGAAGCACTTCCTCAAGCCGGAACGCCGGGCCTACGTGATCGAGCACCACGGCGAGGAGAAATACCGGCGTATCCTGCGGCGGCTGCAGGAGCCGAACGCGCTCACCCGCACCCACAACGCCGTCCTGCCCAACTTCATCCGGCATGCCGTCACGAACCTGCGCCCCGAGCAGGCCCTGCGCCGGGTGGCATGA
- the pbpC gene encoding penicillin-binding protein 1C has translation MKDRFSAFPARIRRRALRWLLGGLVLCLGGSLLWPPPVTHPRAVPSASLQVTDRTGGLLRELRPWGRSRPVALDDVSPHVVPALLAAEDRRFYRHVGIDPAAVLRAAWANLRAGRIVSGASTLTMQVARLLRTRHGRSWTGKLAEAHLALRLELYLTKDEILTLWLNRAPFGNGATGIEAAAQTYFAKPARDLTPAEAAYLVGLPQRPSELDPFRHPDRARARQRYVLQAMEREGLLTAEERRRLSALPVGLVTPQERFRAPHLVEHLAHTATGDVVEIRTTIDPQLQATVEALARGHLGRLGTLGVGNAAAVVLDNRTGDVLAYLGSVDFWDERAGGQNDGVRMLRQPGSALKPFTYALALASGRYTPASILPDIETPILEAGGAFTPENYDERYHGPVPLRQALACSYNVPAVRLARELGPPALLDLLHAAGFTSLDRPPEHYGVGLTLGNGEVRLIELARAYAGLARGGSLPPLRYEHWRRTAAGDTLRPATPPPVPVGLAPRIVFLITDILADPEARAPAFGRGGPLELPFPCAVKTGTSKDYRDNWAVGYTPRHTVAVWAGNFDGRPMRWVSGVTGAGALLKAIFLALGDGGNFTPPPDLVRGTVCPHSGARPARACPTRRTEWFVEGTVPQDTCRVHRRVRLDRRTGLLADAGTPPGDVEEKLFTVYPPLFHPWMRANHLPFPPRITAAERPTADTTLHYSDRLLIQYPEDGTVYQLDPVLRPAFQQLHLRGATEPGLLDVHWRIDGRRLPGDYRTASWPLTPGRHTVELHAVTPEGLRLRSRTARITVFSYLEATTSR, from the coding sequence ATGAAAGACCGCTTTTCCGCTTTCCCGGCACGCATCCGGCGCCGCGCGTTGCGGTGGCTGCTCGGCGGGCTGGTGCTGTGCCTGGGGGGATCGCTGCTGTGGCCGCCGCCGGTAACGCACCCGCGGGCGGTGCCGTCGGCCAGCCTGCAGGTGACGGACCGGACGGGAGGGCTGCTGCGCGAGCTGCGCCCGTGGGGCCGGAGCCGGCCCGTCGCGCTCGACGACGTCAGCCCGCATGTGGTGCCGGCGCTCCTCGCCGCCGAGGACCGGCGCTTCTACCGGCACGTCGGCATCGACCCCGCCGCCGTCCTGCGGGCCGCGTGGGCCAACCTCCGCGCGGGGCGCATCGTCAGCGGCGCCTCGACGCTCACGATGCAGGTGGCCCGCCTCCTGCGCACACGGCACGGGCGCTCCTGGACCGGCAAGCTCGCCGAAGCCCACCTGGCCCTCCGGCTGGAACTATACCTGACGAAAGACGAGATCCTCACACTCTGGCTCAACCGGGCTCCGTTCGGCAACGGCGCCACCGGCATCGAGGCGGCCGCGCAGACCTATTTCGCCAAACCGGCGCGGGACCTGACACCGGCCGAGGCGGCCTACCTCGTGGGCCTGCCGCAACGCCCGTCCGAGCTCGACCCCTTCCGCCACCCCGACCGGGCCCGCGCCCGGCAACGGTACGTCCTTCAGGCCATGGAACGCGAAGGCTTGCTGACGGCCGAGGAGCGAAGGCGCCTGTCCGCCCTGCCGGTAGGGCTGGTCACCCCGCAGGAGCGGTTCCGCGCCCCGCACCTGGTCGAGCACCTGGCCCACACCGCCACCGGCGACGTGGTCGAGATCCGCACCACCATCGACCCGCAGCTCCAGGCGACGGTCGAAGCGCTGGCGCGGGGGCACCTCGGGCGCCTCGGCACCCTCGGCGTCGGCAACGCGGCGGCCGTGGTGCTCGACAACCGGACGGGCGACGTGCTGGCCTACCTGGGCAGCGTCGACTTCTGGGACGAGCGGGCCGGCGGCCAGAACGACGGCGTGCGGATGCTTCGCCAGCCCGGCAGCGCCCTCAAGCCGTTCACCTATGCCCTGGCGCTCGCCTCCGGCCGCTACACCCCCGCCTCCATCCTGCCCGACATCGAGACGCCGATCCTGGAGGCCGGCGGGGCCTTCACGCCGGAGAATTACGACGAGCGGTACCACGGCCCGGTACCGCTGCGGCAGGCGCTCGCGTGCAGCTACAACGTCCCGGCCGTCCGGCTGGCCCGCGAGCTCGGCCCGCCGGCCCTGCTCGACCTTCTGCATGCCGCCGGCTTCACCTCGCTCGACCGCCCGCCGGAGCACTACGGCGTCGGGCTGACGCTCGGCAACGGCGAGGTACGCCTCATCGAGCTGGCCCGGGCCTATGCCGGGCTGGCCCGCGGCGGCAGCCTGCCCCCCCTCCGCTACGAGCACTGGCGCCGCACCGCCGCCGGCGACACGTTGCGCCCGGCCACGCCGCCCCCCGTGCCGGTAGGACTCGCCCCCCGGATCGTCTTCCTGATCACCGACATCCTGGCCGATCCCGAGGCACGGGCGCCCGCCTTCGGACGGGGCGGGCCGCTCGAACTGCCTTTCCCCTGCGCCGTCAAGACCGGCACCTCGAAAGACTACCGGGACAACTGGGCCGTCGGCTACACCCCTCGCCACACGGTGGCCGTCTGGGCCGGCAACTTCGACGGCCGCCCGATGCGGTGGGTCAGCGGCGTCACCGGAGCCGGCGCCCTGCTGAAGGCCATCTTCCTGGCCCTGGGTGACGGCGGAAACTTCACCCCGCCGCCGGACCTCGTGCGCGGGACGGTCTGTCCCCACAGCGGCGCCCGTCCCGCGCGGGCCTGCCCCACCCGGCGCACGGAATGGTTCGTCGAAGGCACCGTCCCGCAGGACACCTGCCGGGTGCACCGGCGCGTCCGCCTCGACCGGCGCACCGGCCTGCTCGCCGATGCCGGCACGCCGCCCGGGGACGTGGAGGAGAAGCTCTTCACCGTCTATCCGCCCCTGTTCCACCCCTGGATGCGGGCCAACCACCTTCCTTTCCCCCCCCGGATCACCGCCGCCGAGCGCCCCACCGCCGACACGACGCTGCACTACTCGGACCGCCTGCTCATCCAGTATCCGGAAGACGGCACCGTCTACCAGCTCGACCCCGTCCTGCGGCCCGCCTTCCAGCAGCTTCACCTGCGCGGAGCCACCGAACCCGGCCTGCTCGACGTCCACTGGCGCATCGACGGCCGGCGGCTGCCCGGAGACTACCGGACGGCCTCCTGGCCGCTCACACCGGGCCGGCACACGGTGGAGTTGCACGCCGTCACCCCGGAAGGCCTGCGCCTGCGCAGCCGCACCGCCCGCATCACCGTCTTCTCCTATCTCGAAGCCACCACATCCCGTTGA
- a CDS encoding Gfo/Idh/MocA family protein: MRYAEEPAGSPGPLTNAEARKLSRRHFLKKSSLATLFGLTGVTEIAAERPRRFAPADRRAEVMNIGLIGYGAWGREIAAMLARIPEATLKTVCDTYDVMQRRAAREVPEAAFVADYRAVLDDPDIHAVVIATPTHRHREIAVAALEAGKHVYCEAPMASTIDDARAMARAARAHPDLIFHVGQQYRADPQYLSVAKFIRGGALGRMTMARAQWHAKQSWRRPSPNRERQREQNWRLDADVSIGLAGEIGIHQIDTALWFHGARPVSVTGFGQILLWDDGRRVPDTIQAVLAFPDGVHMLYDATLTSSFDDAYDVFLGKDSTILMRESKAWMFKEVDAPMLGWEVYARRDKFYKEEGIALLANATKLDAQDLGPTDPIPGVEPTLYYALKEFTDNFFFGPFEPSVNYVRGYEAAVIAIKTHEATMQNTRIDLEDAWFEIG, from the coding sequence ATGCGATACGCTGAAGAACCCGCCGGCTCCCCGGGGCCGCTGACGAACGCCGAGGCGAGAAAGCTGAGCCGGCGGCATTTCCTCAAGAAAAGCTCGCTGGCGACGCTCTTCGGGCTCACCGGCGTCACCGAGATTGCCGCCGAGCGTCCCCGGCGCTTCGCTCCGGCGGACCGGCGGGCCGAGGTGATGAACATCGGCCTCATCGGCTACGGCGCCTGGGGACGGGAGATCGCCGCCATGCTCGCGCGCATCCCCGAGGCCACCCTCAAGACCGTCTGCGATACGTACGACGTGATGCAGCGCCGGGCCGCCCGCGAGGTGCCCGAGGCCGCCTTCGTCGCCGACTACCGGGCCGTCCTCGACGATCCGGACATCCACGCCGTCGTCATCGCCACCCCGACGCACCGGCACCGCGAGATCGCCGTGGCCGCCCTGGAAGCGGGCAAGCACGTCTACTGCGAGGCCCCGATGGCCTCCACGATCGACGACGCGCGGGCGATGGCCCGGGCCGCCCGCGCCCACCCCGACCTCATCTTCCACGTCGGGCAGCAGTACCGGGCGGATCCGCAGTACCTCTCCGTGGCCAAGTTCATCCGGGGCGGGGCCCTCGGTCGCATGACCATGGCCCGCGCGCAGTGGCACGCCAAGCAGAGCTGGCGCCGTCCCTCGCCCAATCGCGAGCGCCAGCGCGAGCAGAACTGGCGCCTGGACGCCGACGTCTCCATCGGGCTGGCCGGCGAGATCGGCATCCACCAGATCGACACCGCCCTGTGGTTCCACGGCGCCCGGCCCGTCTCGGTCACCGGCTTCGGCCAGATCCTGCTCTGGGACGACGGCCGCCGCGTGCCGGACACGATCCAGGCCGTCCTGGCCTTCCCCGACGGCGTCCACATGCTCTACGACGCCACGCTCACCAGCTCGTTCGATGATGCCTACGACGTCTTCCTTGGCAAGGACAGCACCATTCTGATGCGGGAGAGCAAGGCCTGGATGTTCAAGGAGGTCGATGCCCCGATGCTCGGCTGGGAGGTCTATGCCCGGCGGGACAAGTTCTACAAGGAGGAAGGCATTGCCCTGCTGGCCAACGCCACGAAGCTCGACGCGCAGGACCTGGGGCCCACGGATCCCATCCCCGGCGTCGAACCGACGCTCTACTACGCACTCAAAGAGTTCACGGACAACTTTTTCTTCGGTCCCTTCGAGCCGAGCGTGAACTACGTGCGCGGCTACGAGGCCGCCGTCATCGCCATCAAAACCCACGAAGCCACGATGCAAAACACCCGGATCGACCTCGAGGACGCGTGGTTCGAGATCGGGTAG
- a CDS encoding FAD:protein FMN transferase — MVRLAVQAMATRFELVLAGDDPVRLRAAGEEALAEIRRLERQLSFYDPRSEISRVNALAGRQAVRLEPRLYRLLERVRRLWEATGGAFDPTVAPLMRCWGFATGEGRRPARAALEEARRCTGLHRVVLEDGAVAFGRPGMALDLGGIGKGYAVDEAVTLLKEAGVPAAFLHGGTSTVYAYGAPDDGGAWKVAVPAPEGGTGLPEVLAVVSLDDEALSVSAPSGRAFEVDGQVYGHVLDPRTGCPVTGALLAAVVMPSATDADAFSTALLVQGAAGLDAAGAPPRALVVAAGTPGGVPRVSGTLNP; from the coding sequence GTGGTGCGGCTGGCCGTGCAGGCGATGGCGACGCGGTTCGAGCTGGTGCTGGCCGGCGACGATCCGGTGCGCCTGCGGGCCGCGGGCGAGGAGGCGCTGGCGGAGATCCGGCGGCTGGAGCGGCAGCTCAGCTTCTACGACCCGCGCAGCGAGATCAGCCGCGTCAATGCGCTGGCCGGGCGGCAGGCCGTCCGCCTGGAGCCCCGGCTCTACCGGTTGCTCGAGCGCGTGCGCCGGCTCTGGGAGGCCACCGGCGGGGCGTTCGACCCCACGGTGGCGCCGCTGATGCGTTGCTGGGGGTTCGCCACCGGTGAGGGGCGTCGCCCGGCGCGGGCGGCCCTGGAGGAGGCCCGGCGCTGCACCGGCCTGCACCGGGTCGTGCTCGAGGACGGGGCGGTCGCCTTCGGGCGGCCGGGCATGGCGCTGGACCTCGGCGGCATCGGCAAGGGCTATGCGGTGGACGAGGCCGTGACGCTCCTGAAGGAAGCCGGGGTGCCGGCCGCCTTCCTGCACGGCGGCACGAGCACCGTCTACGCCTACGGCGCCCCGGACGACGGAGGCGCGTGGAAGGTGGCCGTCCCCGCCCCGGAAGGGGGCACCGGGCTGCCGGAGGTGCTCGCCGTTGTGTCGCTCGACGACGAGGCGCTGTCGGTCTCGGCTCCTTCCGGCAGGGCCTTCGAGGTCGACGGGCAGGTCTACGGGCACGTCCTCGATCCCCGCACCGGGTGCCCGGTGACGGGCGCCCTGCTGGCCGCGGTCGTGATGCCGTCCGCCACGGACGCCGACGCCTTCTCGACCGCCCTGCTCGTGCAGGGGGCCGCGGGCCTCGACGCCGCCGGAGCGCCCCCCCGTGCCCTCGTGGTCGCCGCCGGAACCCCCGGCGGCGTGCCGCGCGTCTCAGGCACGCTGAACCCTTGA
- a CDS encoding Gfo/Idh/MocA family protein, with product MKHRRKRYQATGTSRREFLKKSALAATAVMAGCSPKVAEEVTRERPQAAPPPPSVLGANERINVGFIGVGGQGYYAHLQSVINRNDEGEKRHDYVYNAAGVAAADVFSKRRDRAFAALDAARAAEGRTAPVQVYEDYRELLDRQDIDVVFIGTVDHWHAQIAIDALESGKHVYCEKPMTRYLDEAFRVYEAVKRTGLKFQIGSQYCTEGKWHRAAELIRAGRIGPLVLAQDSYTRNTPEGEWNYYQIEPELQPGVTIDWKKWLGPVPERPFNPEHYHRWRKYYPYCCGILGDLLAHRIHPLLIATGNPEFPRRVACLGTRRVTLDMLGPDDRDVTDNTQVIVEFPSGYSMLVIGSTVNEQGLGQVIRGHEATLYFSGNTLELRPERPYADLIDPERFDNIEPGVEVPAHILDFFDSIRNDREPNGNIEVAIRAQTIISLAEMSERLGEMLYFDEHTRKITNGSGKEFAPITYGTLDA from the coding sequence ATGAAGCACAGAAGAAAGCGTTATCAGGCCACCGGGACGTCGCGTCGCGAGTTTTTGAAGAAAAGTGCGCTGGCGGCCACGGCCGTGATGGCCGGGTGTTCGCCGAAGGTTGCCGAAGAGGTGACGCGGGAGCGCCCGCAGGCAGCGCCGCCGCCGCCGTCCGTGCTGGGCGCCAACGAGCGCATCAACGTCGGGTTCATCGGCGTCGGCGGGCAGGGCTACTACGCCCACCTGCAGAGCGTCATCAACCGGAACGACGAGGGCGAGAAGCGGCACGACTACGTGTACAATGCGGCCGGGGTGGCCGCTGCGGATGTGTTCTCCAAGCGCCGCGATCGGGCCTTTGCTGCGCTGGATGCCGCCCGTGCCGCCGAGGGTCGCACCGCGCCGGTGCAGGTCTACGAGGACTATCGTGAGCTGCTCGATCGGCAGGACATCGACGTCGTCTTCATCGGCACCGTCGACCACTGGCACGCCCAGATCGCCATCGACGCGCTCGAATCCGGCAAGCACGTCTACTGTGAAAAGCCGATGACCCGGTATCTGGACGAGGCCTTCCGGGTCTATGAGGCCGTCAAGCGGACTGGCCTCAAGTTCCAGATCGGCTCGCAGTACTGCACCGAGGGCAAATGGCACCGGGCAGCCGAGCTCATCCGGGCCGGCCGGATCGGCCCGCTCGTGCTGGCCCAGGACTCCTACACGCGCAACACCCCCGAGGGCGAGTGGAACTACTACCAGATCGAGCCCGAGTTGCAGCCCGGCGTCACCATCGACTGGAAGAAGTGGCTCGGGCCGGTGCCGGAGCGCCCCTTCAACCCCGAACACTACCACCGCTGGCGGAAATACTATCCTTACTGCTGCGGCATCCTGGGCGACCTGCTCGCGCACCGCATCCACCCGCTGCTGATCGCCACCGGCAACCCCGAGTTTCCCCGCCGGGTGGCCTGCCTGGGCACGCGCCGCGTCACGCTCGACATGCTCGGGCCGGACGACCGGGACGTCACCGACAACACCCAGGTGATCGTCGAATTCCCCAGCGGCTATTCCATGCTGGTCATCGGCTCGACCGTCAACGAACAGGGGCTCGGGCAGGTCATCCGCGGCCACGAGGCCACGCTCTACTTCTCCGGCAACACGCTGGAGCTGCGGCCCGAGCGGCCCTATGCCGACCTCATCGACCCCGAGCGTTTCGACAACATCGAGCCGGGGGTGGAGGTGCCCGCCCACATCCTCGACTTCTTCGACAGCATCCGCAATGACCGGGAGCCGAACGGCAACATCGAGGTAGCCATCCGGGCGCAGACGATCATCTCGCTGGCGGAGATGTCCGAACGCCTCGGCGAGATGCTCTACTTCGACGAGCACACCCGTAAGATCACGAACGGCAGCGGGAAGGAGTTCGCTCCGATCACCTACGGCACGCTCGACGCCTGA
- a CDS encoding YceI family protein: MRSIPMSFVSVLVLTAVLVASLPATTAQAQTAALVVQPESRLWVEGTSNQKKNWQATASELSGQVRLGEAAGPAPALAAVEVTIPSEKLEGEASAGKFIMNRLIREALKVDAHPQITYRLTAAEPGTAANTLHTTGTLTLAGIAKEITMEVTWERLDDGRLRFTGSHTLSMPDYQIDPPSVRTLGYHVGPEVTVHFDLVVGPGS; encoded by the coding sequence ATGCGTTCGATCCCCATGTCCTTCGTCTCCGTTCTCGTCCTGACGGCCGTCCTCGTGGCGAGCCTTCCGGCAACGACCGCACAGGCCCAGACCGCAGCGCTCGTCGTCCAGCCGGAGAGCCGCCTCTGGGTCGAAGGTACCTCTAACCAGAAGAAAAACTGGCAGGCAACGGCAAGCGAGCTTTCCGGGCAGGTTCGCCTCGGAGAAGCCGCCGGGCCGGCCCCGGCGCTCGCAGCCGTCGAGGTCACCATCCCTTCGGAAAAGCTGGAGGGCGAGGCCTCGGCCGGTAAGTTCATCATGAACCGGCTCATCCGCGAGGCGCTGAAGGTGGACGCGCACCCGCAGATCACCTACCGCCTCACGGCCGCCGAACCGGGGACCGCCGCGAATACCCTGCACACGACCGGCACGCTGACCCTCGCCGGCATCGCAAAAGAGATCACCATGGAGGTGACCTGGGAACGACTCGACGACGGCCGCCTGCGCTTCACCGGCAGCCATACGCTTTCGATGCCGGACTACCAGATCGACCCGCCCTCCGTACGCACCCTGGGCTACCACGTGGGTCCGGAGGTGACCGTCCACTTCGACCTCGTCGTCGGCCCCGGCTCGTGA